ACCACCGCCGGCGCGTGGATGCGGCGGTACTCGGGCTTGACCGCCGAGGTCTTGATCAGCGAGCGCCCCAGGTTGCCGCGCAGCAGGCGCAGGCCGCCCTGGGCCTCGAACGGCGCCGACACCGGCCGCACCACCTTCTCGTCGGCGCTGGTGGCGATGCCGGGGCTGTAGGCCAGCTGGCCCTCGACCAGGCGTGGCTCGTCACAGTAGGCGCGCATGCCGCCGGCGACGATGGTCGGGATGTCGTGCATCAGCCCGGCATCGAGCAGCTCGCGGAACACGAACTGGGTGCCGCCGGCGGCGGCGAAGCGGTTCACGTCGGCCTCGCCGTTGGGATACACGTGGGCCAGCAGCGGCACCACCTGCGAGATCTCGTCGATGTCGTCCCAGGTCAGCACGATGCCGGCCGCGCGCGCCACCGCCACCCAGTGGATGGTGTGGTTGGTCGAGCCGCCGGTGGCCATCAGCGCGGCGATCGCGTTGACGATCGCGCGCTCGTCCACCAGCTGGCCGATCGGGCGATAGTCCTCGCCCAGCGCGGTGATCCGCAGCGCGCGCTCGGCGGCCGCGCGGGTCAGCACGTCGCGCAGCGGCAGGTCCGGGTTGACGAAGCTGGTGCCCGGCAGTTGCAGGCCCATGGCCTCGAGCAGGGTCTGGTTGGAGTTGGCGGTGCCGTAGAAGGTGCAGGTGCCGGCGCCGTGGTAGCTGGCCGATTCGGCCTCCAGCAGCTCTTCGCGCGTGGCCTCGCCGGCGGCGTAGCGCTCGCGCACGGCGGCCTTTTCCTTGTTGGGGATGCCCGGGGTCATCGGCCCGGCCGGCACGAACACCGCGGGCAGATGGCCGAAGGCCAGCGCCCCCATCAGCAGGCCCGGCACGATCTTGTCGCACACGCCCAGGTAGAGCGCCGCGTCGAACATGTCGTGACTCAGCGAGATCGCCGTGGCCTGGGCGATGACATCGCGCGAGAACAGCGACAGCTCCATGCCCGGCCGGCCCTGGGTCACGCCGTCGCACATCGCCGGCACGCCGCCGGCCACCTGCGCGGTGGCGCCCAGCTCGCGCGCCAGCTGGCGGATCATCTCGGGGTAGTGCTCGAAGGGCTGATGCGCCGAGAGCATGTCGTTGTAGGCGGTGACGATGCCCAGGTTGGGCGTCACGTCCGCGCGCAGCCGGCCCTTGTCGGTCGGCCCGCATGCGGCGAAGGCGTGGGCCAGGTTGCCGCAGCTCAGGCGGGTGCGCTGCGGGCCCTCGCGGAGCACCGCGTCGATGCCTTCCAGGTAGGCCTGGCGCGGCTGCGCGCTGCGGCGGCGGATGCGGTCGGTAACGGCTTCGATGCGCGGGTGCAGGGTCATGGCAGGCGGCTGTGACAGGCGGGAAGGAGGACGCGTCGCACACCGGGCTGAACAAGACCACTGGCAATACCAGTGGCGTCCTGTATTCCGCTGCGGTGGTCAGCAGGCCCTAAGTCTAGCGCGATCGCACGACACCTGGGCACGCAGCGGAGATACCAATGTAATTCCAGTCAGGCGACAGGAGGGGCGGGCGCGTGCTTGTTGGGCGGCCCGAATACCTCCACCGCCATGGCGGCGGCGCCCAGCAGGCCCGGCTGCTTGTGCAGGTTGGCCAGCACCGGGATCTTGCCCATCGCCGGCGAGAAGCGGCCCTTGTGCTCGAAGCGCTGGCGAAAACCCGAGCGCTGCAGCTGCGGCAGCAGGCGCGGGACCAGGCCGCCGCACAGGAACACGCCGTCCCAGGCGCCCAGGGTCAGCACCAGGTCGCCGGCGATCGCGCCGAACACGGCGAAGAACACGTCCAGCGCATGCAGGCAGCGGGCATCGCCCTCGGCCGCGCGCGCGGTCACGTCCGAGGGCTGCATCGGGCCCGGATCCTCGCCGGCCATCTCGCTCAGCGCGCGATGGATGTTGACCAGGCCCGGCCCGCAGATCAGCCGCTCGTTGGACACCCGGCCGAACTGGCGCGAGAGCCGCTCCAGGATCTCGATCTCCTCCGGATTGCCCGGCGGGAAGCTGACATGGCCACCCTCGGTCTCCAGCGCATAGCGCTTGCCGTCGCGCACCAGCAGGCCGCCGGCGCCCAGGCCGGTGCCCGGGCCGATCACCGCGTAGGTCAGGTTGCGCGTCAGCGGCACCGGCTTCCACGGCGCCGGGCCGACCTGGGCCACATCGTCCGGGCCCAGCAGGGAGGCGGCCATGGCCTGGGCGGCGAAGTCGTTCATCAGCTTCACGCCTTCGAAGCCGAGCATCTTCTTCAGCCGCGGCACCCGGATCACCCAGGGGTGGTTGGTGACGCGGACCTCGTCGCCATCGACCCGGCCGGCGGCGGCGAACACGCCGTTGCGCGCGGTGGTCCCGGTCTGGTCCATGTAGTGCTTGGCCGCATCGGCCAGCGAGGGGAAGTCGGCCACGACGTATTCGCGCGTGCTGTCCAGCAGCAGCGGGTTGTCGGCGGCGGTGTCGGCCAGCGCGAAGCGCACGTTGGTGCCGCCGATATCGGCCAGCAGGACGCACTGCGCGGGGTCGGGAGAGCTCATGCGGGATTCCTGGAACGAGGAAGAAGGATTGGGCGCCGGCCGCGTCGACGGGCCGGGGCGCGAGGCGCGACGGATGGTAGCGCGGGGCCTGACCAGGCCATACGGCGCATACGAATGCGGGGGAGCTCGCGACATCGCCCCCTCCGGCAAGTCGACTGATGGGATCGGCGTGGTGAAAACGCTTACATGGCAGAATACCGCGTCGCGCCTGCGCTCGTCACCGGGTCGGGCGTAGCCTTCGCCGCAGCGCGCGCCCAGCGCGATGCCGTGTGCGGTGCAGCAACGAAACTAGGGAGACACGATGGCGAGTGTGCAGCTGGATCAGGTCCGCAAGGTGTACGACAACGGCCAGGTGGCCGTGCACGGCGCCAGTTTCGAGGTCGCCGACGGCGAGCTGATGGTGCTGGTGGGGCCCTCGGGCTGCGGCAAGTCCACCCTGCTGCGCATGATCGCCGGGCTGGAGGAGATCAGCGGCGGCACGCTGAAGATCGGCCCGCGCGTGGTCAACGACGTGGCGCCCAAGGACCGCGACATCGCCATGGTGTTCCAGTCCTACGCCCTGTACCCGCACATGACGGTGGCCGAGAACCTGGCCTTCGGCCTGAAGCTGCGCAAGCACGACAAGGCCACCATCGACGCGCGCATCAAGGCCGCGGCCGAGACGCTGGGGCTGACCTCGATGCTGGACAAGCTGCCCAAGGCCATGTCCGGCGGCCAGCGCCAGCGCGTGGCGCTCGGCCGGGCGCTGGTGCGCGAGCCGGCGGTGTTCCTGCTGGACGAGCCGCTGTCCAACCTGGACGCCAAGCTGCGCAATTCGGTGCGTGGCGAGATCGCCCGCCTGCACCGGCAGCTGGGCACGACCATGATCTACGTCACCCACGACCAGGTCGAGGCCATGACCCTGGGCCAGCGCATCGTGGTGCTCAAGGACGGGCAGATCCAGCAGATCGACACGCCGATGGCGCTGTACGACCGGCCGGCCAACCTGTTCGTGGCCGGCTTCCTGGGCAGCCCGGCGATGAACGTGCTGCGCGGCACCGCCCAGGCCGAGGGCCTGCGGCTGGACGACGGCACCCTGGTGCCCTGGCACGGCGCCGGCCCGGCGCCGGCCACGCCCGGCCGGGCGCTGATCGTGGGCGTCCGCCCGGAGGACCTGCACCTGGTGCCCGCCGGAGAACCGGGCAGCTTCGCGGCCACCGTGGAGAACGTCGAGCCGGTCGGCAACGAGATCTTCGTGCACCTCAAGGCCGGCGCGCTGGCGCTGGTGGCGCGCGTGGCCCCGCGCGCGCTGCCCGCGCCGGGCGAGCCGATCGGCCTGCGGCTGGACGCCGCGCGCCTGCACTGCTTCGACCCGACCGACGAGCGCCGCCTGGACGCCTAGGGCCTGTCATCAGCGCCTGGGTGGGTCGCGTTGGCGCTGCAGGGCCGTCAGGTTTGCGTCGCGTGGCGCAGGCTTGACTGGCCGCCAGGCCAAGCCGCGCGGCGCGAAGATGGTGGCCTTGCAGCGCCGACCCGAAGGGCCGCCCTTGCGCGCACCCGGGACAGCGTCATTGCTCGGTCGTGGACGGACGTCCACTCCCTCCCGCTTCCTTGCCCCGGGCACGCGCAAGGGCGGCGCGACCCACCCAGGAACTGATGACAGGCCCTGGGGCCGGACCGGGCCGGCGGGGCGCCGGTATACTCCGGTGTCCGCCGACGGCCCTGCCGCGCCGGGCCCCGCAGGCCCGCGCGAAGCGCCGCCGGACTCCATCACCCCGGCCGCGCGGCTTTCTACCCCCTTGAGAGGGTCCGCGCGCCGCCAACGCGACGCGACGCATGCGCCTGTCCACGATCAAGCTGTCCGGCTTCAAATCCTTCGTCGATCCCACCACGCTGCACCTGCCGACCAACATGACCGGCGTGGTCGGGCCGAACGGCTGTGGCAAGTCCAACATCATCGACGCGGTGCGCTGGGTGATGGGCGAGAGCTCGGCCAGCCGCCTGCGTGGCGATTCGCTGACCGACGTGATCTTCTCCGGCTCGGCGGCGCGCAAGCCGGTGGCGCAGGCCACGGTCGAGCTGATCTTCGACAATTCGGACCACACGATCTCCGGCGAATTCGCCGCGTTCAACGAGATCTCGGTCAAGCGCACCGTCAGCCGCGACGGGCAGAGCAACTACTACCTCAACGGCACCAAGTGCCGCCGGCGCGACATCACCGACCTGTTCCTGGGCACCGGCCTGGGGCCGCGCAGCTACTCGATCATCGAGCAGGGCATGATCAGCCAGATCATCGAGGCCCGCCCCGAGGACCTGCGCGTCTACCTGGAGGAGGCCGCCGGCATCTCCAAGTACAAGGAGCGCCGCAAGGAGACCGAGACCCGCATCCGCCACACCCGCGAGAACCTGGAGCGCCTGTCCGACCTGCGTGAGGAAGTGGACAAGCAGCTTGAGCACCTCAAGCGCCAGGCGCGCCAGGCCGAGCAGTACCAGGCCTACCAGGAAGAGCGCCGGGTCAAGGACGCGCAGTGGAAGGCGCTGGAATACCGCGGCCTGGACGGCCAGCTGCGCAGCCTGCGCGAGGGCCTCTCGGTCGAGGAGACCCGCCTGCAGCAGCTGATCGCCGAGCAGCGCGAGGCCGAGGCCCAGATCGAGGGCGACCGCGTGCGCCGCGACGAGGCGGTCGAGGCGCTGGGCCGCGTCCAGGCCGACGTCTACCAGGTCGGCAGCACGCTGGCCCGCATCGAACAGCAGATCCAGCATCAGCGCGACCTGTCCACGCGCCTGGTCAAGGCCCAGGCCGAGGCCCAGGCGCAGCTGGCCGAGCTGGGCACGCACATCGAGAGCGACAGCGCGCGCCTGGACGTGCTGCGCGAGGCAGTGGAAGAGGCCGAGCCGCAGCTGGAGCAGCTGCGCGAGGACGACGTCATGCGCCAGGACGCCCTGCGCGAGGCCGAGGCAAAGCTGGCCGACTGGCAGCAGCGCTGGGAGGCCCACAACCGCGCCACCGCCGAGTCCTCGCGGGCCGGCGAGGTCGAGCGCACCCGCGTGGACTACCTGGACCGACAGTCGCTGGAGTCCGAGCGCCGGCGCGAGGCGCTCACCGCCGAGCGCGCCGGGCTGGACCTGGAGGCGCTGTCGGCCGCCTACGAGGCCCTGTTCGAACAGTACGAGGTCAAGAAGGCCTCGCTGGACGAGCTCAACGAGACCGTCGAGCAGCACAAGCAGGCCGTCTCCGGCGTGGCCGAGCGCCAGCAGGCGCTGCAGGCGCAGCTGGCGCAGGTGCGCAAGGACGCCCAGGCCGCGCGCGGCCGCCTGTCCTCGCTGGAGACCCTGCAGCAGGCGGCGCTGGGCCAGGAGCAGGGCGCCGCGCTGGCCTGGCTGCGGGCGCGCGGCCTGGATTCGGCCACCCGCGTGGGCGAATCGCTGACCGTCGAGGCCGGCTGGGAAAACGCCGTGGAAGGCGCGCTGGGGCGGCTGATCGAAGGCGTGCTGGTGCAGTCGCCCGAGTCGCTGGTCGAGGCGCTGGCCGACCTGGACGAAGGCCGCATCGCGCTGGTCTCGCCGCAGGAGGGCGATGAGACCTTCGCGCCCACCTCGCTCGCGGCCAAGGTGCGCGGCCCGCTGGCCGTGCGCCGCCTGCTGGCCCGCCTGCACGCCGCCGAGGACCTGGCCGCGGCGCGCGCGCTGCTGCCGACCCTGCCGGCCGGCGATGCCATCGTCACCCGCGGCGGCGAGCGCCTGGGCCAGGGCTGGGTGCACGTGCAGCGCTCCAGCGCGTCCAGGCAGGGCGCCCTACTGCGCGAGCGCGAGATCCAGACCCTGCGCGAGCAGATCGATCAGCTGCAGGCGCAGGAGGCGCAGGCCGAGCAGGACCTGGCCGAGCTGCGCGAGGTCGCCCTGGCCGGCGAACAGGCCCGCGAAGAGGCCCAGCGCAGCCTCTACCAGGCCCACCGCGCCGTGTCCGAACTGGCCGGCCAGCTGCAGGGCCAGCAGGGCCGGCTGGACGCCGCGCGCACCCGCATCGAGCGCATCGATGGCGAACTGGCGCAGCTGGCCGATGCACTGGAGCAGGCCCGCGACCAGGCCGCCGAGGCCCGCGCCCGCCTGGAGGACGCGGTCACCCGCATGGCCGACCAGGAGGACGCGCGCCAGCAGCTGGACGCCGAGCGCCGCGCGCTGACCGCCGCGCGCGATGCCGCCCGCGAAGCGGCCCGCACCACCCGCGAGGCGACACACGCGCTGGCCCTGACCCTGGAATCCCAGCGCACCCAGATCGCCTCGCTGACCCAGGCGCTGGAGCGCATGGGCGGCCAGCGCGGCCAGCTCGATTCGCGCCTGGGCGAGATCACCGCCCAGCTCAACGGCGGCGAGGACCCGGTGTCCGAGCTGGAGGCCCAGCGCGAGAACGCCCTGCACGAGCGCGTGCGCGTCGAGCGCGTGCTGGCCGAGGCGCGCACCGCGCTGGACGGCATCGACAACGGCCTGCGCCAGTACGAGCAGACCCGGCAGAAGCGCGACGAACAGGCCCTGGCCCAGCGCGAGGCCATCGCCCAGCGCCGCCTGGACCAGCAGGCGCTGGTGCTCAAGGCCGAACAGCTGTCCACCGCGGTGGAGCAGGCCGGCTTCGTGCTGCAGGCGGTGATCGAGACGCTGCCCGAGATCGCCGACCCGGCCGAGTGGGAAGCGGCCGTGCAGCAGCTGGACTACAAGATGCGCCGCCTGGAGCCGGTCAACCTGGCCGCCATCCACGAGTACGGCGAGGCCAGCACCCGCAGCGAGTATCTCGAATCGCAGAACGCCGACCTCACCGCCGCGCTGGAGACGCTGGAGGAGGCCATCCGCAAGATCGACCGCGAGACCCGCGGCCGCTTCAAGGAGACCTTCGACCGCGTCAACTCGGGCGTGCAGGCGCTGTATCCGCGCCTGTTCGGCGGCGGCCACGCCTATCTGGAGCTGACCGGCGACGATCTGCTCGACACCGGCGTGTCGATCATGGCGCGCCCGCCGGGCAAGCGCGTGTCCAGCATCTCGCTGCTGTCCGGCGGTGAGAAGGCGATGACCGCCGTGGCGCTGGTGTTCGCCATCTTCCAGCTCAATCCCGCGCCGTTCTGCCTGCTCGACGAGGTCGACGCGCCGCTGGACGAGGCCAACGTCGGCCGCCTGGCCAACATGGTCAAGGAGATGAGCGAGAAGGTGCAGTTCCTGTTCGTCAGCCACAACAAGGCGACGATGGAAGCGGCCAACCAGCTCTCCGGCGTCACCATGCGCGAGCCGGGCGTCTCGCGCCTGGTGTCGGTCGATCTGGCCGAAGCGTCGCGTCTGGCGGGCGCGGCCTGAAGGCCGAAGCGGGAGATGACGAACGAGAAACGCGTGAGGTCAGGCACCGCGTGCCGTGGCGCTGACGCGTTCCTCGTTGCTCTCCACGCGTTCCTCGCTGGATGCCGCGTCCCAAGCGTGGCACCATCCGGCCAGTTTTTCAGAAGGAGCCCCAGCCCATGTCGGACGTGATGATGCTGCGGATCGGCATTGCCGTGGTGGGCGTGATCCTCATCATCGCGATGGTGATCTTCGGCCGACCCAAGAAGGCGCCGCAGGGCCGTCGTGTGGAATCCGGCGAGCGTGGCGAGGCGGCGCGGGTCGAGCCGAGCCTGGGCGGCGATCCGGCCGATCCGGACTACAGCGGCGAGGGCGTCAGCCAGCCCGACCTGGGCCTGGCCGATCCCGGCGCCGGCGACAGCGATCTGGGCAAGCGTCCGGGTTCGGACTTCGACAAGATCATCTCGCTGTACGTGGCGGCCAGATCGGGCCAGATGCTGCGCGGCGAGGACATCGTGGTGGCCGCGGAGAAGACCGGCCTGACCTTCGGCCACATGAACGTGTTCCACCGCCTGATCGAGCATCACCCCGAGCGCGGCCCGGTGTTCAGCATGGCCAACATCATGCAGCCCGGCAGCTTCGACATGGCCGCCATCCGCGAGCTGGAGACGCCGGCCATCGCCTTCTTCCTGACCCTGCCGGCGCCGATGACCGCGCTGGATGCCTGGGAGATGATGCTGCCCAACGTGCAGCGCATGGCCGAACTGCTCGACGGCGTGGTCCTGGACGACAGCCGCAACGCGCTGGGCCGCCAGCGCATCCAGCACATCCGGGAGGAGCTGCGCGGCTACGACCGCCAGCACGAGGCCCCGCCGCTGAGCAAGGCGCCGCGCTGGTAGGTGTTCGGCCTTCGCGAAAGGGGCGAGTCGGCGGCCGTGTCAGGCGGCGTGTGCCGACGCCATCGAAATGCCTTCGCCAGCGCTCATGCCCGCAAGCAGCGCCCGGCACGCGCTCTGCAAGCCGCTGGCCAGCCGGTCGGCCGGACACCAGGCCTCGCCGCGGATCCAGGCCAGCACCGGTGACAACACCGCATCGGCCAGCGCGCAGGCCGCCAGGGGCTGCGGCAGATGCAGCGGCGTTCCCGCGAGCGCGATCCGCGCCGCCATGCGCAGGATCAGCGCGCGCCTGAACCTGCGCAGCGCGACGCCCTGGAACAGCGCGCCCGCCCGGCCACGCATCGCCCACAGATGTTCCAGCCACAGCGTGGCCCCGGGCAGGCCGTCCGCATCGAACGGGAGGGCGGACAGGCAGGCGAGCGCGGGTTCCATGCAGCTGATCAGCAGAGCGTCCTTGTCCCTGAAATGCTCGTAGAACGTGGACCGGCCGATGCCGGCGACGCGCAGGACATCGTCCAGCCGGATCTCGGCATAGCGTCGTTCCATGGTCAGCGCGATCAGGGCGCCGCGCAGCGCGTCGCGGGTTCGTTCCGGGCGCGGGTCCGCGCGGTCGCTGGCCGGATGCATGCGATGTCCCTCCAAGGGTCTGTGCCGGACATCTGCGGCGAACTGTCCGGAAAGGCGAGCGTGGGCGTTGTGAGCAAGCGTGTCCAGCCGCATGCTCCGTGCCCCGTCCACGCTGGAACCGCCCATGCCGCCCAAGGCCACCGATCTGCGCCCCTTCGTGCCCTGCATCGATTTCGCACTGTGCAAGGACTTCTATGCGAGCCTGGGGTGGGAAACGCATGAGGTGTCCAACGGGCTGGCGCTGGTGCGCCTGGGCGACGCCCAGCATTTCTACCTGCAGGATTACTATCTGCGGGAGGTCGCGGAGAACTGCATGCTCCACGTCACCGTCGAGGATGCGATGGGCTGGTACCGGCACGCCGCGACCGTCGTGCGCGAGCGTCGGTTCCAGGCCGCACGGGTCCAGCCGCCGCAGCACCAGCCCTATGGCGCCCTGGTCACGTTCCTGCACGATCCCAGTGGCGTGCTGCTGCACCTGTGCCAGTGGGCCTAGCGACCCTTCCCGATCCCGAGCGATCGCGTGGACGCCTCACCGCGCCGGCGCGGGCTGGGTGGTGCGCGGGCGCGACACGCGCCGGCGCCAGGCCAGGTAGCGGGAGAAGCCCCACAGCACCGCGGCCAGGCAGGCCAGGGTGAGGAAGTAGCCGGCGGTGCCCAGGTCCAGCCTGCCCACCAGCAGCGCCGCGGCGTAGGTGAGCAGGATGCCGGCGGTGAAGACCTCCAGCGAATGGCGTCCCATCGAGGCGAACACCTCGTGCAGCGCCTGCGCCGGGCGCGGCATCCGCCGATCGCGCAGCGCGGCGGACAGCCAGAAGTACGCGGCCAGCACCAGCGCCGCATGCGGCAGGCGCAGCAGGCCCAGCTGATGCTTGTCCCACCACCAGGCATCGCTCAGGCCGAGCTTGCGGTCGGCGACGAAGACCACCGTCGCCAGCGCCAGCGCGCCGAGCACCGCGACGGCGGCCGCGGGATGCTGCATCCAGCGCTCGAGCCGGTCCAGGACGCCCAGCCGCCCACACAGCAGGCCGCCCATGAAGCACAGCTGCCAGGCGAAGGGATTGAGCCCGTAGCCCTCGCCGTGCAGGCCCAGCGCCGCGCGCGCGGCCGGCAGCTGGCACAGCAGGTACAGGCCCAGGGTCACGGCGAAGGCCAGCGGCGCGGCGCGCTGGGCCAGCGGCACGAACAGGATCGCCACCAGCAGGTAGGCCACGTACAGCGACAGGATGTCCAGCAGCGGCGGGCTGTTGGCCAGCAGCAGGAAGGACAGGGCCGAGTCGTCCGGGCGCTGCACATGGTTGCTCAGGCCGAGGGCCTCCAGGCTGGAGGGCAGCATGATCGAGCAGATCGCCAGCAGCGCGACGAAGGCCAGCGCGTTGTACAGGTACAGGTGCCCGGCCCGGTGCGAGAGGCGCACGAAGCGCTGGGCGAAGGTCACGCCCGGGCGCGTATGCAGGATCCCGATCAGCGCGCCGGAGACGAACAGGAACAGCTCGGCTGCCGAGGAATACCCCAGCATCGTCGGCGTGAACCATTCGCGCCCGGCATAGCCCAGCTTGCGCGCGAAGCTGGAGGTGTGGTCGAAGGCGATCACCAGCAGGCAGATGCCGCGGACGAAATCCAGTGCCTCGATCCGGCTGCCCGTGCGCGGGGCGACCGGCGCGCTCAAACCCGAGGCTCCGATGCGTCGGGCCAGACGCGCGGGCAGCCGTCATGGCGCCTGGGGCTGAACGGCTGGCAGCAAGGCAGGAGGGAACTCAACAGAAGCGAGGCCGACGGACGGCCGTGTGCGGACGTGGGGGTTCGCATGGGCAGGGGCAGCGGCGGGGGAGATCCGACCCTAACGCCTGTCATGTTCAGCATTCGTAAGTCGCCACACTTCGCCTGGGTGGACATCGCAGGCTGTGACACGCCGCTCGCGTAAGATTTGCCGATGAGCCCGGCCAAGACCCCCCAGGCGCGCGTGACCGAATTGCGCCAGCAGCTGGATGACGCCAGCTACCGCTATCACGTGCTCGATGAGCCCAACATCCCCGACGCGGAGTACGACCGCCTGCTGCGCGAGCTGGACGAGCTTGAGGCCGCGCATCCCGAGCTGGTGACGCCCGATTCGCCCACCCAGCGCGTCGGTGCGGTGGCCGCGGGCCGCTTCGCCGAGGTCCGCCACGCGCTGCCGATGCTGTCGCTGGGCAACGCCTTCGACGACGCCGAGGTGGAGGACTTCGTGCGCCGCATCGCCGAGCGGCTGGGCCGGCGCACTTTGAAGTTCTCGGCCGAGCCCAAGCTCGATGGCCTGGCGATCAGCCTGCGCTACGAGCAGGGCGTGTTCGTGCAGGGCGCCACCCGCGGCGACGGCACCACCGGTGAGGACGTCACGGCCAATTTGCGTACGGTCAGGGCCATTCCGCTGCGGTTGCGTGTGGCGGGAATGGGGAGTGGGGAATCGGGAATCGGGAAAGGCAAGAGCGGGGCGGCTTCCATTCCCGATTCTCCATTCCCCATTCCCCGCGTCCTGGAAGTCCGTGGCGAGGTGTATATGCCGCGGGCGGCGTTCGAGGCCTACAACGAGCAGGCGCGCCTGCACGGTGGGAAGGTGCTGGCCAATCCGCGCAACGGTGCGGCCGGCTCGCTGCGCCAGCTCGATGCGCGCATCACCGCGCAGCGGCCGCTGGCGTTCTATGCCTACGGCGTCGGCGAGGTGGAGGACGGCGCGCTGCCGGACACGCACTCGGGCACGCTGCAGCGCCTGCGCGAATGGGGCTTCCCGGTCAGCGACCTGTCGCGGGTGGTCGAAGGCGCCGAGGGCCTGCTGCGCTATTACCGGGAGATTGGGCAAAAGCGCGATTCGCTGCCGTTCGACATCGACGGGGTGGTCTACAAGCTGGACGACGTGGCCGGCCAGCGCGAGATGGGCTTCGTCTCGCGCGCGCCGCGCTGGGCGCTCGCGCACAAGTACCCGGCGCAGGAACAGGCCACCACGGTGGAGGGCATCGAGATTCAGATCGGCCGCACCGGCGCGGCCACGCCGGTCGCGCGGCTGGCGCCGGTGCAGGTGGCAGGGGTCACCGTCACCAACGCCACCCTGCACAACGCCGACCAGATCGCGCGTCTGGACGTGCGCGTGGGCGATGCGGTGATCGTGCGCCGCGCCGGCGACGTGATCCCCGAGGTGGTCAGCGTGATCCTCGAGCGCCGGCCCGCCGGCACGGCGCCCTGGCAGATGCCGGCGCAGTGCCCGGTGTGCGGCTCGGACATCGTGCGCGAGGAGGGCGCGGCGGTGTGGCGCTGTTCGGGCGAGCTG
The window above is part of the Pseudoxanthomonas sp. X-1 genome. Proteins encoded here:
- the zipA gene encoding cell division protein ZipA, whose translation is MSDVMMLRIGIAVVGVILIIAMVIFGRPKKAPQGRRVESGERGEAARVEPSLGGDPADPDYSGEGVSQPDLGLADPGAGDSDLGKRPGSDFDKIISLYVAARSGQMLRGEDIVVAAEKTGLTFGHMNVFHRLIEHHPERGPVFSMANIMQPGSFDMAAIRELETPAIAFFLTLPAPMTALDAWEMMLPNVQRMAELLDGVVLDDSRNALGRQRIQHIREELRGYDRQHEAPPLSKAPRW
- a CDS encoding TetR/AcrR family transcriptional regulator, producing MHPASDRADPRPERTRDALRGALIALTMERRYAEIRLDDVLRVAGIGRSTFYEHFRDKDALLISCMEPALACLSALPFDADGLPGATLWLEHLWAMRGRAGALFQGVALRRFRRALILRMAARIALAGTPLHLPQPLAACALADAVLSPVLAWIRGEAWCPADRLASGLQSACRALLAGMSAGEGISMASAHAA
- the smc gene encoding chromosome segregation protein SMC codes for the protein MRLSTIKLSGFKSFVDPTTLHLPTNMTGVVGPNGCGKSNIIDAVRWVMGESSASRLRGDSLTDVIFSGSAARKPVAQATVELIFDNSDHTISGEFAAFNEISVKRTVSRDGQSNYYLNGTKCRRRDITDLFLGTGLGPRSYSIIEQGMISQIIEARPEDLRVYLEEAAGISKYKERRKETETRIRHTRENLERLSDLREEVDKQLEHLKRQARQAEQYQAYQEERRVKDAQWKALEYRGLDGQLRSLREGLSVEETRLQQLIAEQREAEAQIEGDRVRRDEAVEALGRVQADVYQVGSTLARIEQQIQHQRDLSTRLVKAQAEAQAQLAELGTHIESDSARLDVLREAVEEAEPQLEQLREDDVMRQDALREAEAKLADWQQRWEAHNRATAESSRAGEVERTRVDYLDRQSLESERRREALTAERAGLDLEALSAAYEALFEQYEVKKASLDELNETVEQHKQAVSGVAERQQALQAQLAQVRKDAQAARGRLSSLETLQQAALGQEQGAALAWLRARGLDSATRVGESLTVEAGWENAVEGALGRLIEGVLVQSPESLVEALADLDEGRIALVSPQEGDETFAPTSLAAKVRGPLAVRRLLARLHAAEDLAAARALLPTLPAGDAIVTRGGERLGQGWVHVQRSSASRQGALLREREIQTLREQIDQLQAQEAQAEQDLAELREVALAGEQAREEAQRSLYQAHRAVSELAGQLQGQQGRLDAARTRIERIDGELAQLADALEQARDQAAEARARLEDAVTRMADQEDARQQLDAERRALTAARDAAREAARTTREATHALALTLESQRTQIASLTQALERMGGQRGQLDSRLGEITAQLNGGEDPVSELEAQRENALHERVRVERVLAEARTALDGIDNGLRQYEQTRQKRDEQALAQREAIAQRRLDQQALVLKAEQLSTAVEQAGFVLQAVIETLPEIADPAEWEAAVQQLDYKMRRLEPVNLAAIHEYGEASTRSEYLESQNADLTAALETLEEAIRKIDRETRGRFKETFDRVNSGVQALYPRLFGGGHAYLELTGDDLLDTGVSIMARPPGKRVSSISLLSGGEKAMTAVALVFAIFQLNPAPFCLLDEVDAPLDEANVGRLANMVKEMSEKVQFLFVSHNKATMEAANQLSGVTMREPGVSRLVSVDLAEASRLAGAA
- the edd gene encoding phosphogluconate dehydratase → MTLHPRIEAVTDRIRRRSAQPRQAYLEGIDAVLREGPQRTRLSCGNLAHAFAACGPTDKGRLRADVTPNLGIVTAYNDMLSAHQPFEHYPEMIRQLARELGATAQVAGGVPAMCDGVTQGRPGMELSLFSRDVIAQATAISLSHDMFDAALYLGVCDKIVPGLLMGALAFGHLPAVFVPAGPMTPGIPNKEKAAVRERYAAGEATREELLEAESASYHGAGTCTFYGTANSNQTLLEAMGLQLPGTSFVNPDLPLRDVLTRAAAERALRITALGEDYRPIGQLVDERAIVNAIAALMATGGSTNHTIHWVAVARAAGIVLTWDDIDEISQVVPLLAHVYPNGEADVNRFAAAGGTQFVFRELLDAGLMHDIPTIVAGGMRAYCDEPRLVEGQLAYSPGIATSADEKVVRPVSAPFEAQGGLRLLRGNLGRSLIKTSAVKPEYRRIHAPAVVVDDPRSLNKLHAAGALPQDFVAVVRYQGPRANGMPELHSLAPLLGLLQNQGRRVALVTDGRLSGASGKIPAAIHITPEAAAGGPLARLREGDMILLDAEAGVLEAQVDAEEWKLRTLAPDTARPSHDLGRNLFALNRAQVSPADQGAVSISCGPPTPEHGWEVDAEYELGETEQAAAAPHEAKDA
- the ugpC gene encoding sn-glycerol-3-phosphate ABC transporter ATP-binding protein UgpC, with translation MASVQLDQVRKVYDNGQVAVHGASFEVADGELMVLVGPSGCGKSTLLRMIAGLEEISGGTLKIGPRVVNDVAPKDRDIAMVFQSYALYPHMTVAENLAFGLKLRKHDKATIDARIKAAAETLGLTSMLDKLPKAMSGGQRQRVALGRALVREPAVFLLDEPLSNLDAKLRNSVRGEIARLHRQLGTTMIYVTHDQVEAMTLGQRIVVLKDGQIQQIDTPMALYDRPANLFVAGFLGSPAMNVLRGTAQAEGLRLDDGTLVPWHGAGPAPATPGRALIVGVRPEDLHLVPAGEPGSFAATVENVEPVGNEIFVHLKAGALALVARVAPRALPAPGEPIGLRLDAARLHCFDPTDERRLDA
- the glk gene encoding glucokinase codes for the protein MSSPDPAQCVLLADIGGTNVRFALADTAADNPLLLDSTREYVVADFPSLADAAKHYMDQTGTTARNGVFAAAGRVDGDEVRVTNHPWVIRVPRLKKMLGFEGVKLMNDFAAQAMAASLLGPDDVAQVGPAPWKPVPLTRNLTYAVIGPGTGLGAGGLLVRDGKRYALETEGGHVSFPPGNPEEIEILERLSRQFGRVSNERLICGPGLVNIHRALSEMAGEDPGPMQPSDVTARAAEGDARCLHALDVFFAVFGAIAGDLVLTLGAWDGVFLCGGLVPRLLPQLQRSGFRQRFEHKGRFSPAMGKIPVLANLHKQPGLLGAAAMAVEVFGPPNKHAPAPPVA